Proteins encoded in a region of the Sugiyamaella lignohabitans strain CBS 10342 chromosome B, complete sequence genome:
- the RER1 gene encoding Rer1p (Protein involved in retention of membrane proteins; including Sec12p, in the ER; localized to Golgi; functions as a retrieval receptor in returning membrane proteins to the ER; GO_component: GO:0030137 - COPI-coated vesicle [Evidence IDA,IMP] [PMID 11238450]; GO_component: GO:0030134 - ER to Golgi transport vesicle [Evidence IDA] [PMID 11157978]; GO_component: GO:0005794 - Golgi apparatus [Evidence IEA]; GO_component: GO:0000139 - Golgi membrane [Evidence IEA]; GO_component: GO:0000324 - fungal-type vacuole [Evidence IDA] [PMID 22761830]; GO_component: GO:0016021 - integral component of membrane [Evidence IEA,IEA]; GO_component: GO:0016021 - integral component of membrane [Evidence ISM] [PMID 12192589]; GO_component: GO:0016020 - membrane [Evidence IEA]; GO_function: GO:0003674 - molecular_function [Evidence ND]; GO_process: GO:0006888 - ER to Golgi vesicle-mediated transport [Evidence IPI] [PMID 11157978]; GO_process: GO:0006621 - protein retention in ER lumen [Evidence IMP] [PMID 8707815]; GO_process: GO:0006890 - retrograde vesicle-mediated transport, Golgi to ER [Evidence IDA,IMP] [PMID 11238450]), producing the protein MDSSDSTPTAVADISLKLAKYKQLYQTYLDKSVPFTLQRWVGFGVLLVVFMLRIILSQGWYIVCYALGIYLLNLFLAFLQPKFDPSLEQDLRDQDMEEGEGLPISQGSKDDEFRPFIRRLPEFKFWHNATRATAIGFVCSWFSVFDVPVLWQILLLYFIILFSLTMRRQIQHMIKYRYLPFDLGKVKYNRS; encoded by the coding sequence ATGGACTCTTCAGATtcaacaccaacagcagttgcGGATATCTCGCTTAAGCTGGCCAAATACAAGCAATTATACCAGACATATCTAGACAAGTCTGTGCCATTTACACTTCAAAGATGGGTCGGGTTTGGTGTGCTGTTAGTAGTATTTATGCTACGTATCATTCTAAGTCAAGGTTGGTACATTGTGTGTTACGCATTAGGAATCTACCTCTTGAACTTGTTTCTAGCGTTTTTGCAGCCCAAATTTGACCCTTCACTCGAACAGGACCTGCGTGATCAGGATATGGAAGAGGGCGAGGGATTGCCTATTTCTCAAGGATCAAAGGATGACGAGTTCAGACCATTTATCCGTCGTCTTCCAGAGTTCAAGTTCTGGCACAATGCTACCAGAGCCACTGCAATTGGTTTTGTATGTTCTTGGTTCTCTGTTTTCGACGTGCCTGTGCTTTGGCAGATTCTGCTTCTCTacttcatcatcctcttTAGTTTAACTATGAGACGCCAGATCCAGCACATGATTAAGTATAGATATCTTCCTTTTGACTTGGGCAAAGTCAAGTACAACCGCTCGTAA
- the CTA1 gene encoding catalase A (Catalase A; breaks down hydrogen peroxide in the peroxisomal matrix formed by acyl-CoA oxidase (Pox1p) during fatty acid beta-oxidation; GO_component: GO:0005759 - mitochondrial matrix [Evidence IDA] [PMID 14998369]; GO_component: GO:0005782 - peroxisomal matrix [Evidence IDA] [PMID 1986244]; GO_component: GO:0005777 - peroxisome [Evidence IEA,IEA]; GO_function: GO:0004096 - catalase activity [Evidence IEA,IEA]; GO_function: GO:0004096 - catalase activity [Evidence IGI,IMP] [PMID 3897793]; GO_function: GO:0004096 - catalase activity [Evidence IDA] [PMID 9931255]; GO_function: GO:0020037 - heme binding [Evidence IEA]; GO_function: GO:0046872 - metal ion binding [Evidence IEA]; GO_function: GO:0016491 - oxidoreductase activity [Evidence IEA]; GO_function: GO:0004601 - peroxidase activity [Evidence IEA]; GO_process: GO:0001315 - age-dependent response to reactive oxygen species [Evidence IGI,IMP] [PMID 10705040]; GO_process: GO:0042744 - hydrogen peroxide catabolic process [Evidence IEA]; GO_process: GO:0042744 - hydrogen peroxide catabolic process [Evidence IGI,IMP] [PMID 3897793]; GO_process: GO:0042744 - hydrogen peroxide catabolic process [Evidence IDA] [PMID 9931255]; GO_process: GO:0055114 - oxidation-reduction process [Evidence IEA,IEA]; GO_process: GO:0006979 - response to oxidative stress [Evidence IEA]; GO_process: GO:0000302 - response to reactive oxygen species [Evidence IMP] [PMID 15893481]), with amino-acid sequence MSDKKSGPPPVYTTSNGCPVRDPNASIRVGQHGPLLLQDHHLIDLLAHFDRERIPERVVHAKGSGAYGHFEVTDDISDLVSSDFLNGVGKKTKTFTRFSTVGGEKGSPDSARDPRGFATKFYTEEGVIDWVYNNTPVFFIRNPSKFPTFIHTQKRNPETNLKDATMFWDFLSRNQESVHQVMQLFSDRGTPASYRNMNGYSGHAYKWTNKKGEWHYVQIHLITDQGIKTLNNEEAGNLTAENPDHAQEDLFEAIAKGDFPSWTVYVQTMTPEQAEKAPFNVFDLTKVWPHKDYPLRRFGKLTLDKNPENYFAEVEQAAFSPAHTVPGFEPSADPVLQSRLFSYSDTHRHRLGVNYQQIPVNCPLKVHNPFQRDGAGVVNGNYGALPNYPTDYSPTTYRTDVQLSERHEKWVGTATNFHWDVTGPEDYVQAGKLWEVFGKSGQQDAFVHNVSVHLQNAKPEVQDRTFDMFTKVSPDLGSRLREATLKLKPRAKAPGFRL; translated from the coding sequence ATGTCTGACAAGAAATCTGGACCTCCTCCTGTTTATACTACATCCAACGGATGTCCCGTTCGTGATCCTAATGCGTCGATTCGGGTTGGCCAACATGGCCCTCTGTTGTTGCAGGATCACCATTTGATTGATCTACTGGCCCATTTTGATCGGGAGAGAATTCCCGAGAGAGTTGTTCATGCTAAGGGTTCGGGCGCTTATGGCCATTTCGAGGTCACTGACGATATCAGTGATTTGGTCAGCTCGGATTTCTTGAATGGCGTTGGCAAGAAGACCAAGACTTTTACCCGTTTCTCCACTGTCGGTGGTGAGAAGGGTTCTCCAGATTCAGCTCGTGATCCTCGTGGTTTCGCTACTAAGTTCTACACTGAAGAGGGTGTCATTGACTGGGTTTATAACAACACTCCTGTTTTCTTTATCAGAAACCCTTCAAAGTTCCCTACTTTTATTCACACTCAAAAGAGAAACCCAGAGACTAACTTGAAGGACGCTACCATGTTCTGGGACTTTTTGTCTCGTAACCAGGAATCGGTTCATCAAGTCATGCAACTGTTTTCCGACAGAGGTACTCCTGCCAGTTACAGAAATATGAACGGTTACTCTGGTCACGCTTACAAGTGGACTAATAAGAAGGGTGAATGGCACTATGTCCAAATCCACCTTATCACTGATCAAGGTATTAAGACCTTGAATAATGAAGAGGCTGGTAATTTGACTGCTGAGAACCCCGACCATGCTCAAGAAGATTTGTTTGAGGCCATTGCCAAGGGCGATTTCCCCTCGTGGACCGTGTATGTTCAAACCATGACCCCTGAACAAGCTGAAAAGGCTCCTTTCAATGTCTTTGACTTGACCAAGGTTTGGCCTCACAAGGACTATCCTTTGCGTCGTTTCGGTAAGCTTACTTTGGACAAGAACCCTGAGAATTACTTTGCCGAGGTCGAGCAAGCTGCTTTCAGTCCTGCCCACACTGTTCCTGGCTTTGAACCTTCTGCCGACCCTGTTCTGCAATCTCGTTTGTTCTCTTACTCGGACACTCACCGTCACCGTTTGGGCGTTAACTACCAACAAATCCCCGTTAACTGCCCTCTCAAAGTACACAACCCATTCCAAAGAGATGGTGCAGGCGTTGTCAATGGCAATTATGGTGCTTTACCAAACTACCCTACCGATTACTCTCCTACCACCTACAGAACCGATGTCCAGCTGTCTGAACGTCACGAAAAGTGGGTTGGAACTGCCACCAACTTCCACTGGGACGTTACTGGCCCTGAAGACTATGTTCAAGCCGGTAAGCTCTGGGAGGTCTTTGGCAAGTCTGGTCAACAAGACGCCTTTGTCCACAATGTGTCTGTCCATCTTCAAAACGCCAAGCCCGAGGTCCAAGACCGTACCTTTGATATGTTCACCAAGGTCTCACCCGATCTCGGTAGCCGTCTCCGCGAAGCCACtctcaagctcaagccCCGTGCCAAGGCCCCTGGCTTCCGTTTGTAG
- the ARL1 gene encoding Arf family GTPase ARL1 (Soluble GTPase with a role in regulation of membrane traffic; regulates potassium influx; role in membrane organization at trans-Golgi network; G protein of the Ras superfamily, similar to ADP-ribosylation factor; GO_component: GO:0005794 - Golgi apparatus [Evidence IEA,IEA]; GO_component: GO:0005794 - Golgi apparatus [Evidence IDA] [PMID 15077113]; GO_component: GO:0005794 - Golgi apparatus [Evidence IDA] [PMID 15564045]; GO_component: GO:0005829 - cytosol [Evidence IDA] [PMID 15975906]; GO_component: GO:0005622 - intracellular [Evidence IEA]; GO_component: GO:0005802 - trans-Golgi network [Evidence IDA] [PMID 15975906]; GO_component: GO:0005802 - trans-Golgi network [Evidence IDA] [PMID 23345439]; GO_function: GO:0005525 - GTP binding [Evidence IEA,IEA]; GO_function: GO:0003924 - GTPase activity [Evidence IDA,ISS] [PMID 9388248]; GO_function: GO:0000166 - nucleotide binding [Evidence IEA]; GO_process: GO:0043001 - Golgi to plasma membrane protein transport [Evidence IMP] [PMID 16926193]; GO_process: GO:0006623 - protein targeting to vacuole [Evidence IMP] [PMID 12210899]; GO_process: GO:0015031 - protein transport [Evidence IEA]; GO_process: GO:0007264 - small GTPase mediated signal transduction [Evidence IEA]; GO_process: GO:0006810 - transport [Evidence IEA]; GO_process: GO:0016192 - vesicle-mediated transport [Evidence IEA]; GO_process: GO:0016192 - vesicle-mediated transport [Evidence IGI,IMP] [PMID 11840166]), whose protein sequence is MAVIFVVDSTDKDRISTSAEELHTMLKEDELSDAALLVFANKQDQKGALTASEVSKALDLVSLKDRSWSIMACSAIRGDGLNEGLDWLVNVIKEEHI, encoded by the coding sequence ATGGCAGTAATTTTTGTCGTGGATTCAACTGACAAGGACCGAATTTCGACTAGTGCTGAGGAATTACATACCATGCTTAAAGAAGACGAGCTCTCAGATGCGGCATTGCTCGTGTTTGCTAATAAGCAGGATCAGAAGGGGGCATTGACGGCGTCAGAGGTTTCAAAGGCATTGGATCTTGTCAGTCTTAAAGATCGTAGTTGGAGTATAATGGCATGTAGTGCTATACGTGGTGATGGCCTTAATGAAGGTCTGGATTGGCTGGTAAATGTAATAAAAGAGGAGCATATCTGA